One window from the genome of candidate division WOR-3 bacterium encodes:
- a CDS encoding helix-turn-helix transcriptional regulator → MGNKKKAKLEGLEALGARLKELRLKSGISQMKLAELLGLNPTHGYKYILRLEKGLVPNPTMRTITGYLNVCGANWQDIADVLPVIGTATAESKQEEKKTAEPVVHLPYQPEKTKTQPEDKLLLVTGLKKKEASTPDFWQLVAKAQRLSNEVLRLHHLSPTSRRLFYSFVRAVCTVVAQTPQEEAVPSQLNSLIKQAVKQGLDENLLNRLKTVCLNLWAEKETG, encoded by the coding sequence GAGGCATTGGGAGCAAGGCTTAAGGAGTTGCGGCTCAAGTCGGGAATATCTCAGATGAAACTTGCTGAACTCCTTGGCTTGAATCCCACCCATGGATATAAATACATCCTGCGCCTGGAAAAGGGTCTTGTTCCCAATCCCACAATGAGAACAATTACCGGCTACCTTAATGTTTGTGGCGCAAACTGGCAGGATATTGCCGATGTTCTGCCGGTAATCGGAACCGCAACGGCAGAATCCAAACAGGAGGAGAAAAAAACAGCAGAACCGGTTGTGCATCTCCCCTACCAGCCGGAAAAAACAAAAACCCAGCCCGAAGATAAACTCCTGTTAGTAACGGGGCTAAAGAAAAAGGAGGCTTCAACACCGGATTTCTGGCAACTGGTTGCAAAGGCGCAAAGGCTCTCCAATGAGGTTTTGCGCTTGCACCACCTTTCCCCAACCAGCCGGCGCCTTTTTTACTCTTTTGTCCGCGCGGTGTGTACGGTGGTTGCGCAAACGCCCCAGGAGGAGGCGGTTCCAAGCCAGTTAAATTCACTTATTAAACAGGCGGTGAAACAGGGGCTTGATGAAAATCTCCTCAACCGGCTCAAAACAGTCTGCCTCAACCTCTGGGCAGAAAAGGAAACTGGGTAA